A single region of the Psychrobacter alimentarius genome encodes:
- a CDS encoding type 4a pilus biogenesis protein PilO — protein MKLVRKKSLVKTKKSDLKPKKQFDLQEFRRSFESLDSENYGSWPTPVKVTVIGLIIAFIAAMAWALPISSKIDEITAAESQQQTLRESYREKESRARHLKAYQAQVVQMETEFNTLLDQLPKDTRVSELVEGINMTGVGSNIRFQDISVEPEIENEFFIEQPIRIAALGEYHQFGSFISGLAALPRIITMHDFEVSNPQPSLDVLPELTLVLQTKTYRSKEAAPEGEETAPAGDAAAALDTAGGN, from the coding sequence ATGAAGCTTGTCCGCAAAAAAAGCCTAGTCAAAACAAAAAAATCAGATCTGAAACCTAAGAAGCAGTTCGATTTACAAGAGTTCCGTCGAAGTTTTGAGTCGTTAGATTCAGAAAACTATGGTAGCTGGCCAACGCCAGTAAAAGTGACGGTCATCGGACTTATTATCGCTTTTATTGCCGCAATGGCATGGGCGTTACCGATTAGTAGTAAGATCGACGAGATCACGGCGGCTGAAAGTCAACAACAAACCTTGCGTGAAAGCTACCGTGAAAAAGAATCACGCGCGCGTCACCTGAAAGCCTATCAAGCCCAAGTGGTCCAAATGGAAACAGAGTTCAATACCTTACTGGATCAGCTACCCAAGGATACTCGTGTGTCAGAGCTTGTAGAAGGCATAAACATGACGGGCGTAGGTAGTAACATCCGTTTTCAAGATATTTCAGTAGAACCTGAAATTGAAAATGAATTCTTTATTGAGCAACCTATTCGCATTGCCGCTTTGGGTGAGTACCACCAATTTGGTAGCTTTATCAGTGGTCTTGCCGCTTTGCCACGAATCATCACCATGCACGATTTTGAGGTCAGCAACCCTCAACCGTCACTGGATGTGCTACCGGAGCTGACTTTGGTATTACAAACCAAGACGTACCGCTCAAAAGAGGCTGCTCCTGAGGGTGAAGAAACTGCTCCGGCAGGTGACGCTGCTGCCGCCCTTGATACTGCTGGAGGCAATTAA
- a CDS encoding PilN domain-containing protein: MARINLLPWRQEERERRNKEFITLVVAITLLTLLAAFATWSYFNNELDEQLDANALVEQENARLDAVLTEIDGLEQRREDIISRMQVIQDLQGRRPVPVRLWDDLARAVPPALYLTNLKREGDVLTLTGLADNPNIVSSLIRNLDNSKWMGNSAVSNIQQNISAYETPPALNAPVTTGDGEQPRPVYPEDSYVQFVVTTKVQSESAVPAEADANTNAGLGGAS; encoded by the coding sequence ATGGCTCGTATTAACCTTTTACCGTGGCGACAAGAAGAGCGCGAACGTCGCAATAAAGAGTTTATAACTCTGGTGGTTGCCATCACTTTATTGACTCTACTGGCTGCCTTTGCCACGTGGAGTTATTTTAATAATGAACTAGATGAACAGCTGGATGCCAATGCGCTGGTTGAGCAAGAAAACGCTCGCCTGGATGCGGTGTTGACTGAAATCGATGGTCTGGAGCAACGCCGAGAAGATATCATCTCACGTATGCAGGTCATTCAGGATTTACAAGGTCGACGTCCTGTGCCTGTCCGTTTGTGGGATGATCTTGCTAGAGCCGTACCGCCTGCGCTCTATTTGACCAACCTAAAACGTGAAGGCGATGTTCTGACTTTGACTGGTCTTGCTGATAATCCAAATATCGTATCAAGCTTGATTCGCAATCTTGATAATAGTAAATGGATGGGCAATTCAGCAGTCAGCAATATTCAGCAAAATATTAGTGCTTATGAAACACCGCCAGCTCTTAACGCTCCTGTGACCACTGGCGATGGCGAGCAGCCACGCCCTGTTTATCCTGAAGACAGTTATGTTCAGTTTGTGGTAACAACGAAAGTACAGTCAGAGTCGGCGGTGCCAGCTGAGGCTGATGCCAATACTAATGCTGGGCTTGGAGGTGCGTCATGA
- the pilM gene encoding type IV pilus assembly protein PilM, producing the protein MRLFTSKSRHLIGVDICATSVKLVDIQRQQGAFHLKSYGIERLPEGVVVDKLLVDTEAVGHIIATVARRCQVGGSNAATAVSGSAVITKIIDMDLALSDVEREAQIRLDADQYVPYPLEDVNLDFEVLGPSLISDDMVQVLLAASRSENVDQRVDALTFGGMQTKVMDIESHAIERAFGLMADSLTNFPELVALVDIGHNQTTLYIAKNGEFIYSREQLFGGVQLTEAIQNRYGLSAEEAAFSKRERTLPDDYYIEVLTPFIENTIQQITRSLQFYFSSSQYSSIDHIVLAGGSSAIAGLAGMAQQRLGVPVSVANPFTNMTIAPHIDNEQLAIDAPSLMAACGLALRSFD; encoded by the coding sequence GTGAGGCTATTTACTTCCAAAAGTCGACATTTGATTGGCGTGGATATTTGTGCCACCTCAGTGAAGTTAGTTGACATACAGCGTCAACAGGGTGCTTTTCACTTAAAGTCTTATGGTATTGAGAGACTGCCGGAAGGTGTGGTCGTTGATAAACTTTTAGTAGATACAGAAGCGGTTGGTCATATTATTGCTACTGTCGCTAGGCGTTGTCAAGTTGGGGGTAGCAATGCTGCAACCGCCGTATCAGGCTCGGCTGTGATTACCAAGATTATTGATATGGATCTCGCGCTAAGCGATGTAGAGCGCGAAGCTCAAATACGTCTGGATGCCGATCAGTATGTTCCTTATCCATTGGAAGACGTCAATTTGGATTTCGAAGTTTTGGGTCCTTCTTTGATAAGCGATGACATGGTGCAAGTATTGCTTGCTGCATCTCGTTCAGAAAACGTCGACCAACGCGTTGATGCCCTAACTTTTGGCGGTATGCAAACCAAGGTGATGGACATCGAGTCTCATGCAATTGAGCGTGCTTTTGGATTAATGGCCGATAGTTTAACAAATTTTCCAGAGTTAGTAGCACTGGTAGATATTGGGCACAATCAAACGACCTTATATATCGCCAAAAATGGTGAGTTTATCTATAGTCGCGAACAGCTATTTGGTGGTGTTCAACTGACAGAAGCTATACAGAATCGTTATGGTCTGTCGGCTGAGGAAGCGGCGTTTAGTAAGCGTGAGCGTACTTTGCCTGATGACTACTATATCGAAGTATTGACACCTTTCATTGAAAATACCATTCAACAAATCACCCGTTCATTACAATTTTATTTCTCTTCAAGTCAATACAGTAGTATCGATCATATAGTGCTTGCTGGCGGCAGTAGCGCTATAGCAGGTCTTGCAGGTATGGCTCAACAGAGACTTGGTGTGCCTGTTAGTGTGGCCAATCCATTTACCAATATGACCATTGCACCACATATTGACAATGAGCAATTGGCCATTGATGCACCAAGTTTAATGGCCGCTTGCGGTCTTGCGTTAAGGAGCTTTGACTGA